The Mustela nigripes isolate SB6536 chromosome 6, MUSNIG.SB6536, whole genome shotgun sequence DNA window CCCGCTGCGCCGGCCCCGGCTCACTTCTTGTAGTGATTGGGGGCATCCGCAAAGGCAAACTTCAGACGGTAGGCCTCGGCCAACAGCAGGCTGACGTCTTCGTCGCCCCAGTGCGCCGTGGGCAGGTTCTGAAGGAAGAGCAGCAGCTCCtggggggagagagacaagccCAAGTCAGAGCAGGTGACCAGCTATGGGGCGGGTGGCTGCAATTCAGGGGATCGCCTGGGTGGGGACTGGCTGGCGGCGGGCTCTGCCCACGGTGGATacgtgctgggggggggggggacatgccCGGCAGCCCCTGTCACTGTCCCTCAGCCAGCACTCAGGGTTTCCAGGGAAAACCAGGCTGGAGACCCACCGCTGACCCAGCCCACCCAGGCTCGCTAGGCGGGCACTGAGCTCACCCCCTATAGGACACAGGACGTGCCTCAAGAGCTCACAGTTTAGAAACCAGAGAGAAGGATACTGAAGAAAGTGCTAGAAAGGACAGCATGACTGGGGCCATAGTGATACATGAGACCCACAGCCTTGCCCACGGACCAGCTCTTCTGAGGGACCGTGGCCCTTGTGCAGAGCGGCAACCCCCCGAAGGGCAGGTCTCGGGGAGCACAGGTCCAGCACCCGGAGGGTTCCGGCAGAAGTGGGGAGAGCTATGTGACCAGGATGGCTTCCTGGGCTGGGGCTCTCACAGGAGAAATGGGGGACTGGGCCGACAGGTCGGGCAAAGCCTGAGGCCAGACTCCCTCTCGGGAAGTGGGCTCACACTGTGTGGACAGCCCGGCGGGCCCTGGCTCTGGAGCACTGGGGCCTTCCCTCCAGCCTGCCCATCCCCCTAGAACCAGATCTGAGTGAGCCGGAAGGGTGGCCGGGGTTTCAGGGTGCTGGTGCTGGCCCTCGGAGGCTGCCAACAGAGGACAGGTGGCAGACGGGGCGTGTGACTTGGGctgccccactctgcctgcctggaAAGGCGCAGCACTGGGACACTCACACGGGTGCCGTCCACCGAGCCTCCTGTCCCCACAAGGCCGGGACGGGGCACACAATCAGGGGGTGCTGGACAGGACGGACGACGCATTCTCATCTCAGTCTAGTCCTCAGTACACACCCCTCTGCTAGCCACACGCCCTGTATCTGTAGGTTGGGGGTGGCCACGCTGTCCCACAGAGCCGGCCGCTGGGAGCACTCAGGCCACGGACTCAACAGCAGGTCTGGATCCAGCCCTGGCTGCTCTGCTATCTGGCTGGGAGGCCAGCCCAGCCACTGACTGCCTCGCGGCCTCAGgctcctcatctgcagaatggggtcCCAGTTCCCACGAGGGAAGGCCAGAACCTGGTGTGGAACGACACGGCGCCGTGGGTCCGTGAGCCGCGCAGAGCCCAGCCCTACCGCGAGACGCGCCCCACGACTGTCCCCCGCGGCCGGCTCACCGCGGCTGCTTTATCCCCTTCCTCAACCccatttccttttgcattttggATACTTTCTGGGGGCCTTTAAATTGAATTCGCGGAGCAAATTTCACTGGCAGAATGTCCCCAGGGACAGATCAACATCAATCTGCTGTCTTTCACCATTAGCTGCAACTTACACGGACGCCAATCCAATTCTGAGCAGGTCGTAAATAAAtacctttggttttatttttaatccacttCGCTTCATATTATCATGACCTCGCTACTTGCAAGGTGAGAAGCAATGCCCTCCCATTACGGTACCTCACCGACTCCTCCGCACACGCACACTCAATTTCAGAATCTAATTTAGTCCCCCAGGCTCCCTGGATGGAGGGAGAATAGAAATGCCCAGCGCTTCGCAGTCTGCAAtgctaaagaaggaaaaatctaTCCGACTGACCTTTACGGGAGGCGAGGAACACAGCCCAACGCGTCCTTAAATACAGATTTCGCTTTCAAAAGGGCCTGTCTTATTTATGCACGGGGCAGAGTGTCTCCGATGCGGGAACCACGGCCCGGCGACTGGCCACGGGCTGCCTGGCATTGCCCACACCATTTGGGCAAAGGGCCATCGCTCATAAAGCTGCCACCGGTCATATCGCAGGGGGTTCGGCCCTCTCGGGGACAGTCGGCCTGCGGAGCAGTGGCAGGGCCGAGGGGCTGAGTCAGGGCCCGTCAATAGCCCAGTCCCGCAAACCtagagggaaactgaggtccacagGCAGCACTCTGCCCTGGCAGCAGACATAAAAAGGAGAGGAAGTTCTGCCCAGGACACTGATGTCCGCAGTCAGACGAGTCGGGTCCCAGTGATATTCTTCCCGCCCTCCTGCACATTAGCCGAGCTGCGGTGAGAGCACATTCTGGTTCCTGCACCTGCAGCTCCCCGCCGGCCCATCAGCGTGCTGTCCACGGCGACACCAACTGTCCTGACAGCCGTGAGCAGTGGAACCGTCCCGCCCGGACAGCTGGAGGTCTGCAGCTCTGAGCCCTGCCCCTGGGTCAGGATCCGCCCAGGGAGCTCGAGAAAGCTGCAGGCCTGGGCATCCAGCCCAGCATCGCAGGACGGGCCCGGACACGCTGTCCCGCCTCTCGGGGCGAAGCACAGCTGGGACCCTGCACGTGGACGGCCCATCCTGACCATGTGGGTCGGAGGTGGTCTTCCCTCTGTCCGGGCCCTCCCCCAGGGAGGCCCCCCAGCGCCAGGCGGCCCCAGCAGAGCCACACTCATGCGGCCGCGGCACGGGCAGGGGCATCATCGCAGGCCCCGGACGTGGGCCTGGCGTGAAGGTCGGCAGCTCACCATCGTAGACACGCCGCGCGGGCCACCTTCCAGATGGAAATCTGCCACTGCTGACTCCTGCCTCTGGTTGGGTTCCAAGAGGACCTCCCAGTGTTAAAGCTCAAATGATGTTTTTGCTTTGGGTCCTTCCACCAAAAGGTTGTATTTTTCCAGTCAGAGGAAGGACGCTGCCATCTACAAAGCAGGATTCTCTCTGGCGAGTACACCTGCCGCAAAGGACGAGGTGGGGACACACCGGTGTGTTCGGGTATGTATGCTCAGGCTCCCGTACAGTGAAAAGGGGCCCTCCATGACCCCAGAGCTGCTGGTCTGGTTGGCCCTTTGCAGAGGCATCTGGGAGGGCAGGCGGCAGTGAGGGGCGGCAGCGAGCCACAGCTCAGCCGTCCAGGCCCCAGCCACACCGCCACCACGACCGCATGACCCTCTGTCACGGGGGGATCGCTCTCCCTGTGACGTCCTCAGGCCCGAGCACCCCCACAGCCCTGAAACAGAATGGCCGGCACGTGGTGGCAGTCAGGGAAGAGTCCGCTTGGCGACCCGGAGTCCGCGGCAAGCGCACACTTGAAACGCTGCGGAACTGCCAGGATTCAGACCCTGGTCGTGCCTCGGCAGGTTCCAGGCCCTGGGCAAGCCTCCTGGCGCTGTTCTCAGGTTCCCCCCTGCAACTGGGGACAGCAGCGCCCTCCCTCCGTGTTGCCAGCAGGTGCCAAGTGCCCGTGACGAGGCCGGCACATGGCACGCACGAGCGGAGCATCCCCGACTCGGACATTACCACCGTAATTACCGCGAGCGGCCAAAGTGACAGTCGCAGCGGCCGGTGCGTTTCTGATAAAAGAGCGAGCATCTGTGGGGAAACAGGTAGTTGAGGAGACAAGTTCAGTAAGAAATCGAACTCGTAGTGGGCGATCCgcccgggagggggcggggggcaggacGGCCTGCTGCAGGTACCGGGGTGAGAACCCCCAGCCCTGGACGGGGTGCCCCCAGAGAGCCCCCGAAGCCCCGGGGCGGCACCGAGGCAGCATCTTCTACGAGGGCCGGCGAACCCAGGAGGATGctgcttttcattctctttggccCCAACCTTCAGCTTCtcaagccagacacaaaatgaacCGTATTTAACTCAAAATCCTCCCAGAGGTCTGACTGCGTGTGAGCTTCGAGGAGCATCAAAGGAAAGATGATCATTCTGCCTCTGTGCCAGGACACCCACCGCCGAGTGGTGTCACACAGCTGAGTCCAGGGTCAGAGCTGACCGCCGGATCTCTGCAGGCCGCAGGGCCTCCCCTAACCGGGCGACAGCCCCAGTGCCCTCGCTGTGCAGGCCCCCCAGCCCAGGAACACACCTACGTCCCAGGGGAGGTGACCGACACTCCCCTGGGCAACAGGAAGCAGGTCTGTCTGCGGAAGAAAGGCGGCGGCATGGCCAGCACCAGTGGCGGAGTGAACGGGAGAGAAAGGCACAGGTGAGAACCCAGGAAAGGCAAACGCTCCCGACCTCAcgcgtccgtccatccgtccatccgtccgtccgtgcATCCGTCCAttcgtccatccgtccgtccgtccatctgtCAGCTGGTGACCGCGCACACCAAGCCATGGGCATatcgcagcagcagcagcagccagcagCTCCGCCCCGGGCCCGGCCTGCAGGCGTACCCGCGCGCCCCGTGTAAACAGAGGTGGGTATCAGGTGACAGGTCACTGACCATAACGCAGATGACACGTAGTCCTGAGCAGAGTCACAGCCAGGCCTCCCGTCTGCCTGGCTACTGCAGAGTCCCTGCGGGGTGCGTGCCAGGGACGGTGCACCCCGGACTCCTGGCAGCCTGCACAAAGTACTGTGGAGTGCACCTTCACGGCTTCCATGTGGATTACAGGTTGGAAGGCTGAATCTTGGATTTCTGGCTCAATACAAAATGCGGTATTTCCCCTGGTTCTATTCCACTTCGGGAGGCAGCCAGAATGTTCACGGTCTCCCCCACAGCAGGGCTTACAGGGCGTCAGAGGGCACTGCTCTGTGGAGCACGAAGAGCACCACGCCCCGCGGGCACCGGACGTCTCTGTCGATGCACGGACATATTCACTGCATgattctccccactccccacggGCTCCACTGAGCTCC harbors:
- the LOC132019108 gene encoding TBC1 domain family member 22A-like, with the protein product MPMAWCARSPADRWTDGRMDEWTDARTDGWTDGRTREELLLFLQNLPTAHWGDEDVSLLLAEAYRLKFAFADAPNHYKK